The Salvelinus namaycush isolate Seneca chromosome 1, SaNama_1.0, whole genome shotgun sequence genome has a window encoding:
- the LOC120054999 gene encoding T-box transcription factor TBX1 isoform X2, with product MHYSTVTREMEAFTTSSLSSLNTSGSYHLSPSPGDPYSQHETHFEPCPAAQHSYNYSGSNPAQAQHSDTGTSNCSSSSSSSTPNSKSLVKKNPKVANINVQLEMKALWDEFNQLGTEMIVTKAGRRMFPTFQVKLFGMDPMADYMLLMDFLPVDDKRYRYAFHSSSWLVAGKADPATPGRVHYHPDSPAKGAQWMKQIVSFDKLKLTNNLLDDNGHIILNSMHRYQPRFHVVYVDPRKDSEKYAEENYKTFVFEETRFTAVTAYQNHRITQLKIASNPFAKGFRDCDPEDWPRNHRPGSMPIMSAFARTRNPMSSPPQQNSSEKEDSRRDYDRDPSGTPMHADPAHQLMSRVLSPALPIPGGLHAVPLTSGRPSPPHDLRTPDGHPLAPDTLHHHPYKYPTSYEHYLGAKTRPSPYPLPGIRGHTYHHHMNPATANMYSATSAPSNYDYGPR from the exons CCTTCACAACTAGCAGCCTAAGCAGCCTCAACACGTCAGGAAGTTACCATCTCTCACCGTCCCCCGGGGACCCCTACAGCCAACATGAAACCCACTTTGAGCCCTGCCCGGCCGCTCAACACAGCTACAACTACTCGGGGTCGAACCCGGCCCAGGCCCAACACAGCGACACCGGGACTTCCAACTGTTCCTCATCGTCCTCCAGCTCCACGCCGAACAGCAAGTCTCTGGTGAAAAAGAACCCTAAGGTGGCCAACATTAACGTTCAGTTGGAGATGAAAGCTTTATGGGATGAATTTAATCAGCTGGGAACAGAGATGATCGTTACCAAGGCTGGAAG GCGAATGTTTCCTACGTTTCAAGTGAAACTATTTGGAATGGATCCTATGGCAGACTACATGCTGCTAATGGATTTCTTACCAGTCGACGACAAAAGATACAG GTATGCTTTCCACAGCTCCTCGTGGCTGGTGGCGGGTAAAGCTGACCCTGCTACTCCGGGGAGAGTTCACTACCACCCCGACTCTCCAGCCAAGGGCGCACAGTGGATGAAGCAGATAGTCTCATTCGATAAACTAAAACTCACTAACAATTTACTGGATGACAATGGACAT aTCATTCTAAACTCAATGCACAGATACCAGCCAAGGTTCCACGTCGTCTATGTGGACCCACGCAAAGACAGCGAGAAGTATGCGGAGGAGAATTATAAGACCTTTGTTTTTGAGGAAACACGGTTCACGGCGGTAACAGCATACCAAAACCACAGG ATCACGCAGCTGAAAATCGCCAGTAATCCTTTTGCAAAGGGCTTCAGGGACTGTGATCCGGAGGACTG GCCCAGGAATCACAGGCCAGGCTCTATGCCAATTATGAGTGCCTTTGCAAGAACAAGGAACCCAATGTCGTCTCCCCCACAGCAGAACAGCTCAGAAAAAG AGGACAGTAGGCGGGACTACGACCGGGACCCCAGTGGTACGCCAATGCACGCCGACCCCGCCCACCAGCTGATGTCACGCGTCCTCAGCCCCGCTCTCCCCATCCCAGGAGGCCTCCACGCCGTCCCCCTCACCAGCGGCCGGCCCAGCCCTCCCCACGACTTGCGTACCCCGGACGGCCACCCGCTGGCCCCAGACACCCTGCATCACCACCCCTACAAGTACCCCACATCCTACGAACACTACCTGGGGGCTAAGACCCGGCCATCGCCGTACCCTTTACCCGGCATCAGAGGACACACGTACCACCACCACATGAACCCAGCCACAGCTAACATGTACTCTGCCACCAGCGCCCCATCTAACTATGACTACGGGCCAAGATAA
- the LOC120054999 gene encoding T-box transcription factor TBX1 isoform X1 produces MISAISSPWLTQLSHFCDVAAFTTSSLSSLNTSGSYHLSPSPGDPYSQHETHFEPCPAAQHSYNYSGSNPAQAQHSDTGTSNCSSSSSSSTPNSKSLVKKNPKVANINVQLEMKALWDEFNQLGTEMIVTKAGRRMFPTFQVKLFGMDPMADYMLLMDFLPVDDKRYRYAFHSSSWLVAGKADPATPGRVHYHPDSPAKGAQWMKQIVSFDKLKLTNNLLDDNGHIILNSMHRYQPRFHVVYVDPRKDSEKYAEENYKTFVFEETRFTAVTAYQNHRITQLKIASNPFAKGFRDCDPEDWPRNHRPGSMPIMSAFARTRNPMSSPPQQNSSEKEDSRRDYDRDPSGTPMHADPAHQLMSRVLSPALPIPGGLHAVPLTSGRPSPPHDLRTPDGHPLAPDTLHHHPYKYPTSYEHYLGAKTRPSPYPLPGIRGHTYHHHMNPATANMYSATSAPSNYDYGPR; encoded by the exons ATGATTTCAGCAATATCCAGTCCGTGGCTGACGCAGCTGTCCCATTTTTGCGATGTTGCAGCCTTCACAACTAGCAGCCTAAGCAGCCTCAACACGTCAGGAAGTTACCATCTCTCACCGTCCCCCGGGGACCCCTACAGCCAACATGAAACCCACTTTGAGCCCTGCCCGGCCGCTCAACACAGCTACAACTACTCGGGGTCGAACCCGGCCCAGGCCCAACACAGCGACACCGGGACTTCCAACTGTTCCTCATCGTCCTCCAGCTCCACGCCGAACAGCAAGTCTCTGGTGAAAAAGAACCCTAAGGTGGCCAACATTAACGTTCAGTTGGAGATGAAAGCTTTATGGGATGAATTTAATCAGCTGGGAACAGAGATGATCGTTACCAAGGCTGGAAG GCGAATGTTTCCTACGTTTCAAGTGAAACTATTTGGAATGGATCCTATGGCAGACTACATGCTGCTAATGGATTTCTTACCAGTCGACGACAAAAGATACAG GTATGCTTTCCACAGCTCCTCGTGGCTGGTGGCGGGTAAAGCTGACCCTGCTACTCCGGGGAGAGTTCACTACCACCCCGACTCTCCAGCCAAGGGCGCACAGTGGATGAAGCAGATAGTCTCATTCGATAAACTAAAACTCACTAACAATTTACTGGATGACAATGGACAT aTCATTCTAAACTCAATGCACAGATACCAGCCAAGGTTCCACGTCGTCTATGTGGACCCACGCAAAGACAGCGAGAAGTATGCGGAGGAGAATTATAAGACCTTTGTTTTTGAGGAAACACGGTTCACGGCGGTAACAGCATACCAAAACCACAGG ATCACGCAGCTGAAAATCGCCAGTAATCCTTTTGCAAAGGGCTTCAGGGACTGTGATCCGGAGGACTG GCCCAGGAATCACAGGCCAGGCTCTATGCCAATTATGAGTGCCTTTGCAAGAACAAGGAACCCAATGTCGTCTCCCCCACAGCAGAACAGCTCAGAAAAAG AGGACAGTAGGCGGGACTACGACCGGGACCCCAGTGGTACGCCAATGCACGCCGACCCCGCCCACCAGCTGATGTCACGCGTCCTCAGCCCCGCTCTCCCCATCCCAGGAGGCCTCCACGCCGTCCCCCTCACCAGCGGCCGGCCCAGCCCTCCCCACGACTTGCGTACCCCGGACGGCCACCCGCTGGCCCCAGACACCCTGCATCACCACCCCTACAAGTACCCCACATCCTACGAACACTACCTGGGGGCTAAGACCCGGCCATCGCCGTACCCTTTACCCGGCATCAGAGGACACACGTACCACCACCACATGAACCCAGCCACAGCTAACATGTACTCTGCCACCAGCGCCCCATCTAACTATGACTACGGGCCAAGATAA